One Clostridium estertheticum DNA segment encodes these proteins:
- a CDS encoding nitrilase-related carbon-nitrogen hydrolase, whose product MKLALAQLDIAWEDKSTNKETALGFIKQAATEKADMILFPEMALTGFSMNTSLIGETNNETTEFFKELSSKFNISIGFGYVEGTSNSKNKYSVVSPSGVELVNYTKIHPFSFGEETEFYQSGSKIEFFKAFDFTIAPFICYDLRFPEIFQIASKTATLITVAANWPIERREHWITLLKARAIENQCYIAGINRVGEGNGLSYSGESMIIDPLGNIISSLYMEDGLIIADICKENVTQIRETFRLKKDRKEELYFNLYNQL is encoded by the coding sequence ATGAAATTAGCGCTAGCACAATTAGATATTGCTTGGGAAGATAAATCTACGAATAAAGAAACTGCATTAGGATTCATAAAACAGGCAGCTACTGAAAAGGCGGATATGATACTTTTCCCTGAAATGGCTTTAACAGGCTTTTCAATGAATACTTCATTAATAGGAGAAACTAATAATGAAACCACAGAATTTTTTAAAGAGTTGAGTTCTAAATTTAATATTTCCATAGGCTTTGGATATGTAGAAGGCACCTCTAATAGTAAAAATAAATACTCTGTAGTTTCTCCCTCTGGAGTTGAGCTTGTAAATTATACTAAAATTCATCCTTTTTCCTTTGGAGAGGAAACTGAATTTTACCAAAGTGGAAGCAAAATAGAGTTTTTTAAAGCTTTCGATTTTACTATTGCCCCTTTCATCTGCTACGATTTACGCTTTCCAGAGATATTTCAGATAGCTTCCAAAACCGCCACTTTAATTACAGTAGCAGCTAACTGGCCAATAGAGCGCCGTGAACACTGGATTACCTTACTAAAAGCAAGAGCCATAGAAAATCAATGTTATATAGCAGGTATAAATCGAGTTGGGGAAGGAAATGGATTAAGCTACAGTGGCGAATCTATGATTATAGACCCACTAGGAAATATAATAAGTAGCTTATATATGGAAGATGGTCTAATTATAGCTGATATCTGCAAGGAAAATGTTACTCAGATTAGAGAAACCTTTAGGCTTAAAAAGGATAGAAAAGAAGAGCTGTATTTTAATTTATATAATCAGCTTTAA
- a CDS encoding GNAT family N-acetyltransferase, with product MKNIEISRPKFEDIELINEFFQIVLRDTFERNGISDLVDIIVEEIEDKRKCLNQDIESHGKNRYFLIAKEYDKIVGSIEYGPSNELIISCTNGKFKELVEIGTVFVHPDYQNKGIGSRMLNLIFSHLEKNRISEFCLDSGYKSAQKTWIKKFGSPEYNLKDYWGEDDNHMVWRVSVEDVLEQTK from the coding sequence ATGAAAAATATAGAAATTAGTAGACCTAAATTTGAAGATATTGAATTGATAAATGAGTTTTTCCAGATTGTACTTAGAGATACCTTTGAAAGAAATGGAATCTCAGATTTAGTAGATATAATAGTAGAAGAAATTGAAGATAAAAGAAAATGTTTGAATCAGGATATAGAAAGCCATGGTAAGAATAGATATTTTCTGATAGCTAAAGAATATGATAAAATAGTCGGGTCAATTGAATATGGACCATCAAATGAATTAATCATTTCATGTACTAATGGAAAATTTAAAGAGCTAGTGGAAATAGGCACAGTATTTGTACATCCAGACTACCAAAATAAAGGCATTGGTAGTAGGATGCTAAATCTAATATTTTCACATTTAGAAAAGAATAGGATAAGTGAATTTTGTCTTGATAGTGGATACAAAAGCGCACAGAAAACATGGATCAAAAAATTCGGAAGTCCGGAGTATAATTTGAAGGATTATTGGGGAGAAGATGATAACCATATGGTGTGGAGGGTGAGTGTAGAAGATGTACTAGAGCAAACTAAATAA